DNA from Mobula hypostoma chromosome 4, sMobHyp1.1, whole genome shotgun sequence:
TTCTAATTCAGGAAATTGCAAAATTTACAATGGTGGAATAATGAATTTTAATCAAAATATTACCATTAATATCAACAATATTAATGATGGAGAGAAAGTATCTATTAAGGGGCTTCCACCAGCTGTTTGACCTCTAACTAATTCAAGATTTAGTTTCAAATTGAAAATTTTGCATTACGGCGGCACAGGACAAAGTACAAATCTTTTCCAATGTGATCAGAAAACAGTTATGGAAGAAATGATTAAGTGTAATCTTGAATTGGTTGGGGTGCAAAATTGCTATTAATCAAACTATTTCTCGAAAACCTTTCCAATGGACCACACAGCTCTGGCAGAAACCTACGCGTGGACAATTGCAGATTATTTTTATTCTCATGCACTGGAATTATTTGTGAATTCCCCGCTCCAATCttcgactgtactttcttccgTAGATGCTAtcagccctgctgagttccttcagcactgtgtacctattgcttggatttccagcagctggagATTTTATCTTGCTTGGATTATTGGTGAAACTGATTTTAACGCTGTTGCTTTTTCTCACAAGTTTATAAATGGAGTGCCTGCATCATAACCTCAAGAAATAATGTAATCTGTTTTGGTGTTAAATAAAGGACGTTAACTAGCATCAGTTATTATTTGTGTTATTTCTATGTTACTTTTGTAATTTAATGACTAAATACTGTGTGCCACAGTTCCCGAGGGGATGTTGTATTGTGTTGCAGGAGAGAGATGTCAAGTGAGAAGAGAGTGGGGCATTCAGGACATTAGGCATACCACACTTCCTGCGGATACACTGGAGTGTGTAAAATTAGGCACTGGGCAACATttagaaacatcgaaaacctacagcacaatacagaccattcggaccacaaagctgtgcagaacatgttcttaccttagaaattacctagggttacctatagccctctaatttacaagctctatgtacctgtcctggagtctcttaaaagaccctatcgtatccgcctccaccaccgtcgccagcagcccattccatgtactcaccactctctgcatgaaaaacatTGTCACattggggtgctgggaacggacccaaatgcaagacacagacactgaagtacaaggaacaggaattgactagagtagggacgtgataGGACTCAGACCAGGAGCatggacaagaacgcagacttggctagggaaagcaggaccggGACTAGATACCATAGACTAGGTGGCAAGGCTTAGACTCTGAGCCCAAGACTGAACAAGGACCCAGAAGCTGGGTCTTGcttcaggctcagaccccagtacgaggcaaggacatgacatggcttcaggacaggacgtggctggggtcctgGGTCCTCGAagcttggctgcggggtcgtCGAGGCTGGGGTTGTGGGAGCTCGGCTGCGGTTGCGGAAGCACGGCTGCGGGCTCGTCGAGGCTGGGGTGgcgggagctcggctgcgggctcGTCGAGGCTGGGGTTgcgggagctcggctgcgggctcGTCGAGGCTGGGGTTgcgggagctcggctgcgggctcGTCGAGGCTGGGGTTgcgggagctcggctgcggggtcgTCGAGGCTGGGGTTgcgggagctcggctgcaggCTCGTCGAGGCTGGGGTTgcgggagctcggctgcgggctcGTCGAGGCTGGGGTTgcgggagctcggctgcgggctcGTCGAGGCTGGGGTGgcgggagctcggctgcgggctcGTCGAGGCTGGGGTTgcgggagctcggctgcggggacGTCGAGGCTGGGGTTgcgggagctcggctgcgggctcGTCGAGGCTGGGGTTgcgggagctcggctgcgggctcGTCGAGGCTGGGGTTgcgggagctcggctgcgggctcgtcgaggctagggttcctggagctcagagacagactaggAACCGAACATCAACATACAGACGGTACTTATCCTTCGACatgccgggactcaacttcatctccacaccaaagtGGGACAGGTCTCTCTGTCAGGTAACAGCAGAGCAGCCAgtcttacccaacagaggcaaggacaagacaagacaggaccccccacagggcaacaacaATAtgtcctgacttaccccacagaggcaaggacaagagaagacagatccccccacagggcaacagaaaATCAGCCTAGCTtatcccacagaggcgaggaaaagaagagacaaacaccaaagaacaacagacaattccatctctgctccagggtagctccaaatctcagttcagccagcaaactcagctggctacagaaacagccggatccttacttagctcagagtggctggcagccactcagctggcccaggaaacagccaaatccataccgcaaagaggccacactcatgtcctcaactacatcaacggagctgtagtggactgtgcatcaagcttcaaattccttggtgtccacatttccgatgatctcacctggtccctgaactcctccatcctgatcaaaaaggctaAATAATGCCTGTATTTcgtgcagagcatcaagaaagttcACCCCTGTCcaaggatactgatggacttttaccgctgtaccattgagagcatactcaccagctgcatctcagtgtgctATGGCAATTGTTCTCTATCGGACCGTAAAGCACACCACACTCCAGTGTGTCGTGAAAACTGCCAGCGGATTATcacacccaattgcccactattgaggacatctactataaacgctgcctgggcagcgCGAAGAGCATATTCAAGGATGCTTCTCACCCTAACCgcggactttttactctcctcccatccggtaggcactacaggagcctctgctcccgcaccagcagtctcaggaaaagcttcttccctgaggctgtgacccaactgaacctcacatcacagtgctaagcaatattggactgtctcagcaCTTTTaaatttgtatgctgtagcacttactttttattcccagttattttgtaaataatactattctgttgcacttctggtcagatgctaattgcatttcactggctttgtatctgtattcggcagaatgacaataaagttgaatctaacctaatatatattgtttgagtaaTCATTCTTgctctttaaataattcattatgtatAAACACAAGATTGCATACGTCATACCGCTACCATGCAATATGTCCACGCCTCACTTAGAGTAAACACAAATTTGGACTCACAACTTGCACTCTCATCTCTTCCTttcaaattagtttaatgttatgaatttacaaaaaataaaaatcaagacTTGAAGATCTGAGCTATAGAGAAAGGTCAAATGGTTTAAGAATTTATCCACTGATGTGAAGGggagtgagaggagatttgatactgGTATGCAAAATTATAAAGGGTATTCATAGAATAAATTCAGGCAAGTTTTTTCCActcaggctgggtgagactagaacaaggggTTATGGGCTAAAGGTGAAAGTTAGAATGTTTATAGGAAAGATTTGtacatgcacatgtgataaataaatgaatctgagtaTCTGTTTGTCAAATGTCATTCATTAAGTGTAAGAATGAATAGCTGTGATATTTGGACACTAAGAACTTATACACTGCAATGCAATCATGACAAGTAAAGCATATTTAGTGAAGTAAATGAGACAATATTGGAAACTCTGAACACATCAGAAAACTATAGTGAGAAATAAAGATATGAAGTAAAATCTGACAAATTTCTTGTGCTCTCGTAATGAGTCAGCATTTGAAAGCTTGTAAAATCTGCCTTGCTTCTCTCATACTTTTGGCACCATTGTCTCCAAACACCTCACTTAAAGCGACTGCAAGCTGCTGATATTTCTGCAAGTTTCTACTGGTAATCATCCTTGTTGAAGTCAGCACAGAATATTTGTTCCAATTGTCAAGTCTGAACACACGGCAGAGCAGCATATCAAATACATGTTtgtatctatatatctatctatctatatatctatctatatatatatatctgtatcAGATTCAATATCCACATTGGCAGGCCAGTGGTGCAATACAACCTTGGTCGCTGGATACCTGAGGCGGCAACTGTAATTGCCACGTCACTCTTGCACCCCATTTGTTGATTGAGATTACAGCATTCTATAAATGCCAATTATTATGCCAGAACAGAAACACAACTTTTTTGTTATAAACATAATTCATATAAGCAGaattaatttacaaaataaaCCTGTTTAGGCAGAATCCAATTTTTAAGCAGAGACAAGTTTAATACGGCTAAATTCCTGATCTGCTTGATTCAGGTAAGACTGGCATATTTAAGACACCTCTGGGTACATACCAAGCCCAAACAATGAGCTGGCCTTCCAGAAGTTTCTAATCCATTTTGGGACTGCACTTTAAACAGCAACATTTGCTTCTGTTGCGTATTGAACAAAACTTGTGTGCCTGAGCAAACAGAGAAAAAGACCTGAAGATGTCTATTAATTTTGGAAGAATTGTAAGCTCGCTATTCAATCCTCTATTTTCATTGTTGTCCTATATTTATAGTAACCTTAAAAACCCGATTATACCTTCAATCAATATGTCCGGCACAAAGGGTAATGATGGCTCAACAATAAATAGTTCTAATTCAGGAAATTGCAAAATTTACAATGGTGGAATAATGAATTTTAATCAAAATATTACCATTAATATCAACAATATTAATGATGGAGAGAAAGTATCTATTAAGGGGCTTCCACCAGCTGTTTGACCTCTAACTAATTCAAGACTTAGTTTCAAATTGAAAATTTTGCATTACAGCCGCACAGGACAAAGTACAAATCTTTTCCAATGTGATCAGAAAACAGTTATGGAAGAAATGATTAAGTGTAATCTTGAATTGGTTGGGGTGCAAAATTGCTATTAATCAAACTATTTCTCGAAAACCTTTCCAATGGACCACACAGCTCTGACAGAAACCTACACGTGCACAATTGCAGATTATTTTTATTCTCATGCACTGGAATTATTTGTGAATTCCCCGCTCGAAACTTCGACTGCACtttcttccgtagatgctgtcagctctgctgagttccttcagcactgtgtacctattgcttggatttccagcagctggagATTTTATCTTGCTTGGATTTATTGGTGAAACTCATTTTAACACTGTTGCTTTTTCTCACAAGTTTATAAATGGAGTGCCTGCATCATAACCTCAAGAAATAATGTAATCTGTTTTGGTGTTAAATAAAGGACGTTAACTAGCATCAGTTATTATTTGTGTTATTTCTATGTTACTTTTGTAATTTAATGACTAAATACTGTGTGCCACAGTTCCCGAGGGGATGTAGTATTGTGTTGCAGGAGAGAGATGTCAAGTGAGAAGAGAGTGGGGCATTCAGGACATTAGGCATACCACACTTCCTGCGGATACACTGGAGTGTGTAAAATTAGGCACTGGGCAACATttagaaacatcgaaaacctacagcacaatacagaccattTGGACtacaaagctgtgcagaacatgttcttaccttagaaattacctagggttacctatagccctctaattttcaagctctatgtacctgtcctggagtctcttaaaagaccctatcgtatccgcctccaccaccgtcgccagcagcccattccatgtactcaccactctctgcatgaaaaacatTGACACATTGGGGTGCtcggaacggacccaaatgcaagacacagacactgaagtacaaggaacaggaattgactagagtagggacgtgataGGACTCAGACCAGGAGCatggacaagaacgcagacttggctagggaaagcaggaccggGACTAGAAACCACAGACTAGGTGGCAAGACTTAGACTctgagcccaagactggacaaggacccagaagctGGGTCTTGcttcaggctcagaccccagtacgaggcaaggacatgacatggcttcaggacaggatgtggctggggtcctgGGTCCTCGAagcttggctgcggggtcgtCGAGGCTGGGGTTGCGGCAGCTCGGCTGCGGTTGCGGGAGCACGGCTGCGGGCTCGTCGAGGCTGGGGTGgcgggagctcggctgcgggctcGTCGAGGCTGGGGTTgcgggagctcggctgcgggctcGTCGAGGCTGGGGTTgcgggagctcggctgcgggctcGTCGAGGCTGGGGTTgcgggagctcggctgcgggctcGTCGCGGCTGGGGTTgcgggagctcggctgcgggctcGTCGAGGCTGGGGTTgcgggagctcggctgcgggctcGTCGAGGCTGGGGTTgcgggagctcggctgcgggctcGTCGAGGCTGGGGTTgcgggagctcggctgcgggctcGTCGAGGCTGGGGTTgcgggagctcggctgcggggacGTCGAGGCTGGGGTTgcgggagctcggctgcgggctcGTCGAGGCTGGGGTTgcgggagctcggctgcgggctcGTCGAGGCTGGGGTTgcgggagctcggctgcgggctcGTCGAGGCTGGGGTTgcgggagctcggctgcgggctcGTCGAGGCTGGGGTTgcgggagctcggctgcgggctcGTCGAGGCTGGGGTTgcgggagctcggctgcgggctcGTCGAGGCTGGGGTTgcgggagctcggctgcggggtcgTCGAGGCTGGGGTTgcgggagctcggctgcggggtcgTTGAGGCTCGGGTTgcgggagctcggctgcggggtcgtcgaggctagggttcctggagctcagagacagactaggAACCGAACATCAACATACAGACGgtacttatccttcgacaagccgggactcaacttcatctccacaccaaagtGGGACAGGTCTCTCTGTCAGGTAACAGCAGAGCAGCCAgtcttacccaacagaggcaaggacaagacaagacaggaccccccacagggcaacaacaATAtgtcctgacttaccccacagaggcaaggacaagacaagacagatccccccacagggcaacagaaaTCAGCCTAGCTtatcccacagaggcgaggaaaagaagagacaaacaccaaagaacaacagacaattccatctctgctccagggtagctccaaatctcagttcagccagcaaactcagctggctacagaaacagccggatccttacttagctcagagtggctggcagccactcagctggcccaggaaacagccaaatccataccgcaaagaggccacactcatgtcctcaactacatcaacggagctgtagtggactgtgcatcaagcttcaaattccttggtgttcacatttccgatgatctcacctggtccctgaactcctccatcctgatcaaaaaggctaAATAATGCCTGTATTTcgtgcagagcatcaagaaagttcACCCCTGTCcaaggatactgatggacttttaccgctgtaccattgagagcatactcaccagctgcatctcagtgtgctATGGCAATTGTTCTCTATCGGACCGTAAAGCACTCCACACTCCAGTGTGTCATGAAAACTGCCAGCGGATTATcacacccaattgcccactattgaggacatctactataaacgctgcctgggcagcgCGAAAAGCATATTCAAGGATGCTTCTCACCCTAACCgcggactttttactctcctcccatccggtaggcactacaggagcctctgctcccgcaccagcagtctcaggaaaagcttcttccctgaggctgtgacctaactgaacctcacatcacagtgctaagcaatattggactgtctcagcaCTTTTaaatttgtatgctgtagcacttactttttattcccagttattttgtaaataatactattctgttgcacttctggtcagatgctaattgcatttcactggctttgtatctgtattcggcagaatgacaataaagttgaatctaacctaatatatattgtttgagtaaTCATTCTTgctctttaaataattcattatgtatAAACACAAGATTGCATACGTCATACCGCTACCATGCAATATGTCCACGCCTCACTTAGAGTAAACACAAATTTGGACTCACAACTTGCACTCTCATCTCTTCCTttcaaattagtttaatgttatgaatttacaaaaaataaaaatcaagacTTGAAGATCTGAGCTATAGAGAAAGGTCAAATGGTTTAAGAATTTATCCACTGATGTGAAGGggagtgagaggagatttgatactgGTATGCAAAATTATAAAGGGTATTCATAGAATAAATTCAGGCAAGTTTTTTCCActcaggctgggtgagactagaacaaggggTTATGGGCTAAAGGTGAAAGTTAGAATGTTTATAGGAAAGATTTGtacatgcacatgtgataaataaatgaatctgagtaTCTGTTTGTCAAATGTCATTCATTAAGTGTAAGAATGAATAGCTGTGATATTTGGACACTAAGAACTTATACACTGCAATGCAATCATGACAAGTAAAGCATATTTAGTGAAGTAAATGAGACAATATTGGAAACTCTGAACACATCAGAAAACTATAGTGAGAAATAAAGATATGAAGTAAAATCTGACAAATTTCTTGTGCTCTCGTAATGAGTCAGCATTTGAAAGCTTGTAAAATCTGCCTTGCTTCTCTCATACTTTTGGCACCATTGTCTCCAAACACCTCACTTAAAGCGACTGCAAGCTGCTGATATTTCTGCAAGTTTCTACTGGTAATCATCCTTGTTGAAGTCAGCACAGAATATTTGTTCCAATTGTCAAGTCTGAACACACGGCAGAGCAGCATATCAAATACATGTTtgtatctatatatctatctatctatatatctatctatatatatatatctgtatcAGATTCAATATCCACATTGGCAGGCCAGTGGTGCAATACAACCTTGGTCGCTGGATACCTGAGGCGGCAACTGTAATTGCCACGTCACTCTTGCACCCCATTTGTTGATTGAGATTACAGCATTCTATAAATGCCAATTATTATGCCAGAACAGAAACACAACTTTTTTGTTATAAACATAATTCATATAAGCAGaattaatttacaaaataaaCCTGTTTAGGCAGAATCCAATTTTTAAGCAGAGACAAGTTTAATACGGCTAAATTCCTGATCTGCTTGATTCAGGTAAGACTGGCATATTTAAGACACCTCTGGGTACATACCAAGCCCAAACAATGAGCTGGCCTTCCAGAAGTTTCTAATCCATTTTGGGACTGCACTTTAAACAGCAACATTTGCTTCTGTTGCGTATTGAACAAAACTTGTGTGCCTGAGCAAACAGAGAAAAAGACCTGAAGATGTCTATTAATTTTGGAAGAATTGTAAGCTCGCTATTCAATCCTCTATTTTCATTGTTGTCCTATATTTATAGTAACCTTAAAAACCCGATTATACCTTCAATCAATATGTCCGGCACAAAGGGTAATGATGGCTCAACGATAAATAGTTCTAATTCAGGAAATTGCAAAATTTACAATGGTGGAATAATGAATTTTAATCAAAATATTACCATTAATATCAACAATATTAATGATGGAAAGAAAGTATCTATTAAGGGGCTTCCACCAGCTGTTTGACCTCTAACTAATTCAAGATTTAGTTTCAAATTGAAAATTTTGCATTACAGCGGCACAGGACAAAGTACAAATCTTTTCCAATGTGATCAGAAAACAGTTATGGAAGAAATGATTAAGTGTAATCTTGAATTGGTTGGGGTGCAAAATTGCTATTAATCAAACTATTTCTCGAAAACCTTTCCAATGGACCACACAGCTCTGGCAGAAACCTATGCGTGGACAATTGCAGATTATTTTTATTCTCATGCACTGGAATTATTTGTGAATTCCCCGCTCGAATCttcgactgtactttcttccgtagatgctgtcaggcctgctgagttccttcagcactgtgtacctattgcttggatttccagcagctggagATTTTATCTTGCTTGGATTTATTGGTGAAACTGATTTTAACGCTGTTGCTTTTTCTCACAAGTTTATAAATGGAGTGCCTGCATCATAACCTCAAGAAATAATGTAATCTGTTTTGGTGTTAAATAAAGGAtgttaactagcatcagttgttaTTTGTGTTATTTCTATGTTACTTTTGTAATTTAATGATTAAATACTGTGTGCCACAGTTCCCGAGGGGATGTTGTATTGTGTTGCAGGAGAGAGATGTCAAGTGAGAAGAGAGTGGGGCATTCAGGACATTAGGCATACCACACTTCCTGCGGATACACTGGAGTGTGTAAAATTAGGCATTGGGCAACATttagaaacatcgaaaacctacagcacaatacagaccattcggaccacaaagctgtgcagaacatgttcttaccttagaaattacctagggttacctatagccctctaattttcaagctctatgtacctgtcctggagtctcttaaaagaccctatcgtacccgcctccaccaccgtcgccagcagcccattccatgtactcaccactctctgcatgaaaaacatTGTCACattggggtgctgggaacggacccaaatgcaagacacagacactgaagtacaaggaacaggaattgactagagtagggacgtgataAGACTCAAACCAGGAGCatggacaagaacgcagacttggctagggaaagcaggaccggAACTAGAAACCATAGACTAGGTGGCAAGGCTTAGACTctgagcccaagactggacaaggacccagaagctGGGTCTTgcttcgggctcagaccccagtacgaggcaaggacatgacatggcttcaggacaggacgtggctggggtcctggggttgcgggagctcggctgcgggctcGTCGAGGCTGGGGTGgcgggagctcggctgcgggctcGTCGAGGCTGGGGTGgcgggagctcggctgcgggctcGTCGAGGCTGGGGTGgcgggagctcggctgcgggctcGTCGAGGCTGGGGTGgcgggagctcggctgcggggtcgTCGAGGCTGGGGTTgcgggagctcggctgcggggtcgTCGAGGCTGGGGTTgcgggagctcggctgcaggGTCATCGATGCTAAGGTTCCTGGAACTccgagacagactgggaaccgaaCATCAACATACGGCCGgtacttatccttcgacaagccgggactcaacttcatctccacactaaTGTGGGACAGGTCTCTCTGTCAGGTAACAGCAGAGCAGCCAgtcttacccaacagaggcaaggacaagacaagacagatcccccgaCAGGGCAACAGCAatacagcctgacttacc
Protein-coding regions in this window:
- the LOC134346000 gene encoding uncharacterized protein LOC134346000, whose amino-acid sequence is MITSRNLQKYQQLAVALSEVFGDNGAKTSTSPQPSSRNPSLDEPAAELPQPQPRRPRSRAPATPASTSPQPSSRHPSLDEPAAELPQPQPRRARSRAPATPASTSLQPSSRNPSLDDPAAELPQPQPRRARSRAPATPASTSPQPSSRNPSLDEPAAELPPPQPRRARSRASATAAELPQPQPRRPRSQASRTQDPSHVLS